The region CAAACGGACAGTGTCCCAGGGGCCACGCCACCATATTTCAAAGTCCCTGGCCCTTCTGTGAAGACAAAGGGAAGGTCGCCGGCAATCTGACAACTTGGCGCCTTCTCAGCACAAAAGACCGTGTAGGTTGTTGCAGATTGGTCCTGAACAGTCGATTAATCAAAATGCTCCATCTCAACCTGGATTTCTCAATCAAAATACGTACACTGCCAATGATGCTGCCGCGAAGAGCAGCCCAGTGAGCCTCCCCGTAGCCGGGTATGTAAACTGATACGGTGGATTGGCCGTGTGCACCAGTGATTGCATGCGCTATCACAACCGTGGTGCAGATCCAGCAAGAGACTCGTCCTCCCCGGCGCCGTTCCTCTCGCCGAAATCTCATGATGTTTTGGAGGTGTGGCAGAGCGGTTACGCTTTCGATTTGGCAGCCATCGCAGCAACAGGGATATTCACAGAGAGAAATGGATTTTTtggaaggaagagaagagatgGGATTGTCACAACTCGATCTAGAACGGCAGGACAGTCATGCCCAGACCTGCGCTGTTTTGTCCGGACGATGGGAATTGCGTTCTTGGCGTTGGCGGCGCTCTTGGCGAGGGGGGGCTTCGCCAAGACATACCTCTGAGTTTTTCGTGTCGTCCAGATATAGTCGCCAAGCCGCACATCACGATGCTGCTCTTCGGGCGGTGACTTGCTTCTGTTTAAGACGAGCGCATCTGCATTGAAGTCGTGTATCTGTCGTGAACACCACATGGTTCTGCAAAATCCATGGCTTGCTGTAAGTGCCCGAACAGGTGGGTTCCAATGGGCGTTTGGCAGGGGTTACGTCAACAGTCGGCTTCAGGCGACGGTAGCTCCGACACCGATCTGAATCCTAACAACATCAAACGATCACCCGATCATGTTTCCCATGTAGCTTTTGGTTCTGGCACTTGTCGATCTTTGATATACCTCAGGGCAAAGCTGTAAACAAGGGTTGATTTTCTTGCCGTCGATCATCACCGCCAAAGCAACTTTGCTGCTGTATAAAACACGGGATGCGCTGTCAATCAGTTCCCGTACCACATCCAGAGGCGGGATCGCTTGCTTTTTGCTTTGCtacctccttctcttctggGACTCCCAACCGCAATTTCTGTAGACCAGATTTGTGGACCAGCCATGTTTGAGGGTAGGCATAAAGTCATACAGGGATCATGTGTTGCTGATTGATGGCTTTCCCATTGAGCGGTTTGCCCGAAATCCGGACGATTTAGTACAAGTAATTTCAGCTTCAGGGAGGGACGCGTTTGGCTGGGTTTGATACCGAATACGGAGCAAGCTGCCTAAAAGATGTGGATATACTGTCTTAGTATCATATTTCTATAGTCCTTCTTCCATCTTTGGTTTTTAcgcgtcttcttcttgctttGTTTCGCCTGCATCTACTGAATTGAAATCGTCACCATGGTTCGCGTTACTACCTTGCTGGCCTCCGCCGGTCTCAGCACCATGGCCTCGGCTCAGGATGTCGGAGCGGCTACCACCTCAGTCACctctctcttccttcccGGCTTCGACACGCAGACCATCTGGGCTTCTGTCATCACTGCCCAGCCCGCGGCGGCAACCTACTCACTCGCATGCCCTCCCGATGCCGATTCCAACGACTGTGGCCTTGGCACAGGCTTGACTATTGTTCAGGGGGAAAGCACCTTCTCTATTGACATGCGCGGAGAGTCTGTGTAAGTTCTGTTATGACCCTTCACCCCCTGTACCGAACCTTTGCTTACATTGACTAGCACACAACAATACGGTTGCAATCTCGTGGGCAAAGAAG is a window of Podospora pseudopauciseta strain CBS 411.78 chromosome 1, whole genome shotgun sequence DNA encoding:
- a CDS encoding hypothetical protein (EggNog:ENOG503P7K8; COG:S) is translated as MVRVTTLLASAGLSTMASAQDVGAATTSVTSLFLPGFDTQTIWASVITAQPAAATYSLACPPDADSNDCGLGTGLTIVQGESTFSIDMRGESVTQQYGCNLVGKEAKCYGSIISPGGTALFQQVAGDYQKEIQAVTITAGLEKLDVEAATTSASGTGAVETGTQTTTQTEDAAGSTSSSTAGVPQITQNAIMMGAALVGAGAMLL